A genomic window from Synechococcus sp. WH 8016 includes:
- a CDS encoding HAMP domain-containing sensor histidine kinase: MSQSLGLLRVAFDSTGEAMLIVDESSAVRWANQQAADLWGGGITLQMVGRPLSALLQFHHLDRSPMGDQEPTHPLQKALSADGRNSYLIQALSEPDLDQSQLITRSVSWRQIIQMNQSFVLLIFRDLEPLEKALARQRQFIDKLAHELRTPLAIITGNLHRMKRKEQLSGKIHQSLSDATAETQRMASLVDNLLLLSELDADCRRWTLQIDDLRTYIDQWVAKLNPESRECLQTIVANENDEYQVQLDQDAFYLILDNLLDNSRRFCRSRLLIQIRLIKNPSHVELQFIDNGPGMQNDDNYDAAFERFVRIEEHRKADMTDGGGLGLPLVKSLMEGMGGSASCASPQGFTSSISQGLVVTLRFPCPRSSVGVKSFL; encoded by the coding sequence ATGAGTCAGTCGCTCGGACTGCTGAGAGTTGCCTTTGATTCCACGGGTGAAGCGATGTTGATCGTGGATGAATCCTCTGCAGTGCGCTGGGCTAACCAGCAAGCTGCAGATCTCTGGGGAGGAGGAATCACATTGCAGATGGTTGGAAGGCCTCTTTCCGCTTTGCTGCAGTTCCACCATCTTGATCGAAGCCCCATGGGGGATCAAGAGCCAACGCACCCTTTACAAAAAGCCCTTTCTGCTGATGGTCGTAATTCTTATCTAATACAAGCACTTTCTGAGCCTGATCTTGATCAGTCGCAACTGATTACTCGCTCGGTGAGTTGGCGTCAGATCATTCAGATGAACCAGAGCTTTGTTTTGTTGATTTTTCGTGATCTTGAGCCGTTAGAGAAAGCTTTGGCAAGACAACGGCAATTTATCGATAAGCTTGCTCATGAGTTAAGAACTCCGCTTGCGATTATTACCGGAAATTTGCATCGGATGAAGCGTAAAGAGCAGCTGTCTGGGAAAATTCACCAATCCTTATCCGATGCCACCGCAGAGACACAGCGTATGGCAAGTCTTGTTGATAATCTTTTGTTGCTTTCGGAGTTAGATGCTGACTGCCGCCGTTGGACGTTGCAAATAGATGATTTGCGAACTTACATTGATCAATGGGTCGCCAAGCTGAATCCTGAATCAAGAGAATGTCTACAGACGATTGTTGCTAATGAAAATGATGAATATCAGGTTCAGCTTGACCAAGATGCTTTTTATCTGATTCTCGATAACCTTCTCGATAACAGCCGTCGGTTTTGTCGTTCTCGGCTGTTGATCCAGATACGTTTAATCAAAAATCCATCACACGTTGAGCTGCAATTTATAGACAATGGACCCGGGATGCAAAATGATGACAATTACGATGCCGCCTTTGAGCGATTTGTCCGTATTGAGGAGCATCGAAAGGCTGACATGACCGATGGAGGTGGACTTGGACTCCCTTTGGTGAAAAGTTTGATGGAAGGAATGGGAGGGTCAGCGAGTTGTGCGTCGCCTCAAGGATTCACAAGTTCGATCAGTCAGGGTCTCGTTGTGACATTGCGATTCCCATGCCCTAGGTCGTCTGTTGGAGTAAAGAGCTTTCTTTAA
- a CDS encoding response regulator transcription factor: MKCVAIVDDDPRLRELIRDELIDEGVDPVVCSDGEALLELLDQRQIDLILLDLMMPNMSGMTCLQHLRDRSNAVPVLVVTAFNEDSKRSEAKALGASDFILKPDLFELLPELLERYL; encoded by the coding sequence ATGAAATGCGTCGCCATTGTTGATGATGATCCGCGATTACGTGAATTAATTCGAGACGAATTAATCGATGAAGGCGTTGATCCTGTGGTTTGTTCCGACGGAGAAGCCTTGTTGGAGCTCTTGGATCAACGCCAAATTGATTTGATTTTGCTCGACTTGATGATGCCAAATATGAGCGGAATGACCTGCCTACAACACTTACGAGACCGCTCCAATGCTGTGCCGGTTTTAGTTGTCACTGCTTTCAATGAAGACAGCAAACGCAGCGAAGCCAAGGCCCTAGGTGCTAGTGACTTTATTCTTAAACCAGACCTATTCGAACTCCTACCCGAATTACTCGAGCGTTATCTTTAA
- a CDS encoding gamma carbonic anhydrase family protein — protein sequence MTELGMNNPWPQPSIASDAWIAPGAVLMADVTVSSGASIWPTAVVRGDMAAIHIGARSNVQEGAVLHGDPNFPVQIAENVTIGHRAVVHGALLEAGCLIGIGAVVLNGVTVGRGALVAAGSVVTKDVPAQTLVAGVPAKVKRELSQEEIDDQWHHADHYAELAAQWSQLLQNQTDCPLLIPASPDCP from the coding sequence ATGACCGAGTTGGGAATGAACAACCCTTGGCCCCAACCCAGCATCGCTTCGGATGCCTGGATTGCACCTGGAGCGGTGCTGATGGCCGATGTGACTGTGAGTTCCGGAGCAAGCATTTGGCCAACCGCCGTTGTCCGTGGAGACATGGCAGCCATTCATATCGGTGCTCGTAGCAATGTTCAGGAGGGAGCTGTTCTGCATGGCGATCCGAATTTTCCTGTTCAAATTGCCGAGAACGTGACGATTGGACATCGAGCCGTTGTTCACGGCGCCTTGCTGGAGGCTGGTTGTTTGATTGGTATCGGTGCCGTTGTCCTCAATGGCGTCACCGTTGGGCGTGGGGCTCTTGTTGCAGCAGGGTCTGTGGTCACGAAGGATGTTCCAGCCCAAACCCTTGTGGCGGGTGTGCCTGCCAAGGTGAAACGTGAGCTGAGTCAGGAGGAAATCGATGATCAGTGGCACCACGCAGATCACTACGCCGAGCTGGCTGCGCAGTGGTCTCAATTGCTGCAAAACCAAACGGACTGCCCACTGTTGATCCCGGCTTCTCCCGACTGTCCTTAA
- a CDS encoding photosystem II protein Y, producing MDLRLVLVASPILLALAWAGFNIGRAAVGQLQLMIKRSRA from the coding sequence ATGGACCTTCGGCTTGTGCTCGTGGCTTCTCCGATCCTTCTGGCACTTGCCTGGGCTGGGTTCAACATTGGTCGTGCTGCCGTTGGTCAGCTCCAGCTGATGATCAAACGAAGCCGCGCTTGA
- the trmFO gene encoding FADH(2)-oxidizing methylenetetrahydrofolate--tRNA-(uracil(54)-C(5))-methyltransferase TrmFO: MSEQSSVVVIGAGLAGTEAAWQVAKAGVPVTLWEMRPFKRSPAHHSSEFAELVCSNSFGALSSDRAAGLLQEELRRLGSLVIQTADHHSVPAGGALAVDRGRYSAALTSALDAHPLVTIRREEQLALPDPDQITVLATGPLTSEALADDLRAFTGRDDCHFFDAASPIVEGESIDMTKAFRASRYDKGDADYINCPMDRDQFLAFRTALLEAEQAELKDFDQSSATFFEGCLPIEELARRGEDTMRYGPLKPIGLWDPRWGDVNDRDVRRAKRAYAVVQLRQEDKDGRLWNLVGFQTNLKWGEQKRVLRLIPGLEQADFVRFGVMHRNTFLEAPELLEPTLQFRRRLHLLAAGQITGTEGYAAAVAGGWLAGTNAARLVHGQEPIQLPHTTMIGALTHFISEAPSGKFQPMPPNFGLMPELQERIRDKRARYGAYRDRALADLQSTIEESQVAHVACPA; encoded by the coding sequence TTGAGCGAACAGTCTTCGGTTGTTGTGATTGGTGCTGGCCTTGCCGGTACAGAAGCTGCTTGGCAGGTCGCAAAAGCAGGTGTTCCCGTCACGCTCTGGGAAATGCGCCCTTTCAAGCGCTCTCCTGCTCATCACAGCTCTGAGTTTGCAGAGCTTGTTTGCAGCAACAGCTTCGGCGCTCTTAGCAGTGATCGTGCAGCAGGGTTGTTGCAGGAAGAATTAAGGCGTCTTGGATCCTTGGTTATCCAAACGGCAGACCATCATTCCGTCCCCGCCGGCGGTGCTCTTGCTGTTGATCGTGGTCGCTACAGCGCAGCACTCACCTCTGCTTTAGACGCCCATCCTTTGGTCACGATTCGTCGAGAAGAGCAGCTAGCGCTGCCGGATCCTGATCAGATCACCGTGCTGGCCACAGGTCCGCTTACGAGTGAGGCACTGGCTGATGATCTACGTGCTTTCACGGGCCGAGATGATTGCCATTTTTTCGATGCGGCGAGTCCGATCGTTGAAGGGGAAAGCATCGATATGACCAAGGCCTTTCGTGCCAGTCGCTACGACAAGGGCGATGCCGATTACATCAATTGTCCGATGGATCGAGACCAGTTTTTGGCGTTTCGAACGGCTCTTTTGGAGGCCGAACAAGCGGAACTCAAGGACTTTGATCAGAGCAGTGCCACTTTTTTTGAGGGCTGTTTGCCCATTGAAGAGTTGGCCCGTCGTGGCGAGGACACGATGCGGTACGGACCTCTCAAGCCAATCGGGTTATGGGATCCGCGCTGGGGGGATGTGAATGACCGGGATGTACGCCGTGCCAAACGGGCCTATGCCGTTGTGCAATTGCGACAGGAAGACAAGGATGGCCGACTCTGGAATCTGGTGGGCTTCCAGACCAATCTCAAGTGGGGGGAACAGAAACGCGTGCTGCGTCTCATTCCAGGCCTGGAGCAGGCCGATTTCGTGCGTTTTGGCGTGATGCATCGCAACACCTTTTTGGAGGCACCAGAACTGTTGGAGCCGACCCTCCAGTTCCGACGCAGACTTCATCTGCTAGCCGCTGGCCAAATCACGGGAACTGAGGGGTATGCAGCCGCTGTTGCAGGAGGCTGGTTGGCTGGCACCAATGCAGCAAGGCTGGTTCATGGTCAAGAACCGATTCAGTTGCCGCACACCACGATGATCGGAGCACTCACCCATTTCATCAGTGAGGCACCATCGGGCAAATTCCAGCCCATGCCCCCAAATTTCGGCTTGATGCCTGAGCTTCAGGAGCGCATCAGAGATAAGCGCGCCCGTTATGGCGCTTACCGCGATAGAGCCTTGGCGGATCTTCAAAGCACCATTGAAGAGAGCCAGGTTGCCCATGTCGCTTGCCCCGCTTAA
- a CDS encoding cation transporter translates to MSLAPLKARQIERRSLRIGVYASACMAVAGVCVHVLSGSYALLLDGLYSAVMVGSGLVASRISRNVVRPPDRAYPYGYDGQEALYVLFRSLVLIGVLSFAAMSGLSTLIDYASGRAIAVVTLGPVALYSTSMVAICWGLAWRHHHDWIRSGRQSQLLLMEAKAARMDALISGLTGIALLGSPLLKGTPLAALSPITDSLLVLVVSLVILKDPLQTFLNALGQAAGASAETEVVRSTRLALEDLLAGLSCWLLDLTVMQVGRTAFVVVYLNPNQPMDGAAIDLIRERIEERCRELLAMPVRSEVILTATPPFSTTGAS, encoded by the coding sequence ATGTCGCTTGCCCCGCTTAAAGCGCGTCAAATTGAAAGGCGCTCACTGCGCATCGGGGTTTATGCCAGCGCCTGTATGGCGGTCGCTGGTGTTTGCGTTCATGTGCTTTCAGGGTCGTATGCCCTTCTCCTCGATGGGCTTTATTCCGCAGTGATGGTGGGCTCAGGCCTTGTCGCTTCGAGGATTAGCCGCAATGTGGTTCGTCCCCCGGACAGGGCCTATCCCTATGGCTACGACGGTCAAGAAGCGTTGTACGTCCTCTTCCGCTCACTGGTCCTGATTGGTGTCCTCAGCTTTGCGGCCATGAGTGGTCTGAGCACCTTGATTGATTACGCCAGCGGCCGTGCCATTGCCGTGGTGACGCTCGGGCCCGTGGCGCTTTACTCCACCTCGATGGTGGCGATTTGCTGGGGTTTGGCATGGCGCCATCACCACGATTGGATTCGTTCCGGTCGTCAGTCTCAATTGCTGTTGATGGAAGCGAAGGCCGCGAGAATGGATGCCTTAATCAGCGGGCTGACGGGCATTGCATTGCTGGGCTCACCGCTGCTCAAGGGAACCCCCCTGGCCGCCCTCAGCCCGATCACCGATTCGCTGTTGGTGTTGGTGGTCAGCTTGGTCATCTTGAAAGACCCTTTGCAGACCTTTTTGAATGCGCTCGGACAGGCTGCTGGTGCATCGGCAGAAACGGAGGTTGTTCGCAGCACTCGACTCGCTCTGGAAGACTTGCTGGCCGGGTTGTCGTGTTGGCTGCTCGACCTCACCGTGATGCAGGTGGGGCGTACGGCCTTTGTGGTGGTGTATCTCAACCCAAATCAACCGATGGATGGTGCAGCCATCGATCTGATCCGAGAACGAATCGAGGAGCGCTGCCGGGAGCTTTTAGCCATGCCGGTGAGATCGGAGGTGATTTTGACCGCCACTCCTCCCTTCTCCACGACCGGCGCCTCCTAG
- the crtH gene encoding carotenoid isomerase, which yields MPDWDVIVIGSGIGGLVTASQLAAKGAKTLVLERYLIPGGSGGSFRREGYTFDVGASMIFGFGEKGHTNLLTRALADVGQHCATVPDAVQLEYHLPDGLTMAVDRDYDDFITRMSARFPHEAKGIRAFYETCWQVFRCLDAMPLLSLEDPAYLAKVFFKAPLACLGLARWLPFNVGDVAKKHIKDQDLLRLIDMECFCWSVMPADRTPMINAGMVFSDRHAGGINYPKGGVGVIAEKLVAGLEANGGEIRYKHRVTNVLIEQGEAVGVRLADGEELRARRIVSNATRWDTFAGEGSAQSTLVGPEHTPAAETTWRKRYQPSSSFLSLHLGIDASVVPPGFHCHHLLLEDWAEMESEQGVVFVSMPSLLDPSLAPAGRHILHTFTQSDMRHWKGLSPSTYAEKKQQDADRLIDRLEALIPGLKSAIEFKEIGTPRTHRRFLGRMGGSYGPVPATRLPGLLPMPFNRTGLKNLYCVGDSCFPGQGLNAVAFSGYACSHRIGADLGLNPWSLPA from the coding sequence ATGCCTGACTGGGATGTAATTGTCATCGGATCCGGGATCGGTGGCCTGGTCACAGCATCACAACTGGCTGCCAAGGGGGCGAAGACGTTGGTCCTCGAGCGCTATCTGATTCCAGGCGGGTCTGGTGGGAGCTTTCGCAGAGAGGGATACACCTTTGATGTTGGTGCGTCGATGATTTTTGGATTTGGAGAGAAGGGGCACACCAACCTGCTCACGAGAGCGTTGGCGGACGTCGGCCAACACTGCGCGACGGTTCCTGACGCTGTGCAGCTTGAATACCACCTTCCAGACGGCCTCACGATGGCCGTAGACAGGGACTACGACGATTTCATCACGCGAATGAGTGCCCGCTTCCCCCATGAAGCCAAGGGGATTCGCGCTTTTTACGAGACCTGCTGGCAGGTGTTTCGTTGTTTAGATGCGATGCCATTGCTGTCTTTGGAGGATCCTGCCTATCTCGCCAAAGTTTTTTTTAAGGCCCCATTGGCTTGTCTTGGTCTGGCGCGGTGGCTTCCTTTCAATGTTGGAGATGTGGCCAAAAAGCACATCAAGGATCAGGATCTCTTGCGTCTGATCGATATGGAATGTTTCTGCTGGTCGGTGATGCCAGCAGATCGCACACCCATGATCAATGCCGGCATGGTCTTCTCCGATCGTCATGCCGGCGGCATTAATTATCCGAAAGGGGGTGTCGGTGTCATCGCCGAAAAACTCGTGGCTGGTTTGGAAGCCAATGGCGGCGAAATTCGCTACAAACATCGCGTCACCAACGTTCTGATTGAGCAGGGTGAGGCTGTTGGCGTTCGGCTTGCTGATGGTGAGGAGCTAAGAGCGAGACGGATCGTGAGCAACGCCACGCGCTGGGACACCTTCGCTGGGGAAGGATCAGCACAGTCAACGCTGGTTGGTCCGGAGCACACCCCTGCGGCTGAAACCACTTGGCGCAAGCGCTACCAGCCCTCTTCATCATTCCTTTCCCTCCATCTCGGCATCGACGCTTCAGTGGTTCCCCCTGGTTTTCACTGTCACCACCTCCTGCTTGAAGACTGGGCTGAGATGGAATCGGAGCAAGGTGTGGTGTTTGTTTCGATGCCATCGCTTCTGGATCCTTCGTTGGCTCCAGCTGGACGACACATCCTGCACACCTTTACCCAGAGCGATATGCGCCATTGGAAAGGTTTGTCCCCAAGCACTTATGCCGAGAAGAAACAGCAGGATGCCGATCGCTTGATCGATCGTCTGGAAGCTCTTATCCCCGGCCTGAAGAGCGCCATTGAATTCAAGGAAATTGGCACACCCCGGACGCATCGTCGATTCCTTGGCCGCATGGGTGGGAGCTATGGGCCGGTTCCTGCGACCCGACTTCCTGGCTTGTTGCCGATGCCGTTTAACCGCACCGGCCTGAAAAACCTGTATTGCGTTGGTGATTCCTGCTTCCCTGGCCAGGGGCTCAATGCCGTGGCTTTTAGTGGTTATGCCTGCAGCCACCGAATCGGCGCGGATCTTGGCCTGAATCCTTGGTCCCTTCCCGCTTAA
- a CDS encoding response regulator transcription factor: MVSTSQFVPTAGQPREPFRVLVVEPHPTLRTVLVQRLRQDGHLTAAVSSPAEAQELCQDQSPDLLVCAELLEQSSALRLAQQLRSPVIVLTARTGAEPVVGLLDDGADDVLRKPFGLEELAARCRTLLKRGHSGLQERVSVGPLEVHLLLRQVTLREKPVELSPREFALLCALLMPPGMVRSRQELLRMAWPPFSGGPRSVDTQVLTLRRKLEQAGLGDGGGITTVRQQGYRFSLENIRD; encoded by the coding sequence TTGGTCTCCACTTCACAATTCGTGCCGACTGCAGGTCAGCCTCGAGAACCGTTCCGGGTTCTGGTTGTTGAGCCTCACCCCACGCTGAGAACTGTTCTGGTTCAGCGTTTGCGTCAAGACGGTCATCTAACAGCAGCGGTTTCCTCCCCTGCTGAAGCTCAGGAGCTTTGCCAGGACCAATCTCCTGATTTATTGGTTTGTGCTGAGCTCCTCGAGCAAAGTTCGGCTTTGCGCTTGGCCCAACAATTGCGGTCGCCCGTCATCGTCTTAACCGCGCGTACTGGCGCTGAGCCGGTCGTTGGTCTTCTCGACGACGGCGCGGACGATGTGCTCCGCAAGCCCTTCGGTCTTGAGGAATTAGCGGCACGCTGCCGCACGCTGCTTAAGCGGGGCCATAGCGGTCTTCAAGAGCGCGTCAGTGTGGGGCCGTTAGAAGTTCACCTCCTTCTTCGCCAGGTCACCCTGCGCGAGAAGCCTGTGGAACTCAGCCCACGGGAATTCGCCTTGCTCTGCGCTTTGTTGATGCCTCCCGGCATGGTGCGGAGTCGTCAGGAATTGCTGCGAATGGCGTGGCCTCCCTTTAGTGGAGGTCCGCGATCTGTTGACACTCAGGTGCTCACCCTGCGTCGCAAACTGGAGCAAGCAGGGTTGGGAGACGGCGGTGGTATCACCACCGTTCGCCAGCAGGGCTACCGATTCAGTCTTGAAAACATCAGGGACTAA
- a CDS encoding DUF6761 family protein, producing the protein MTSLQHPEAIRHFQSLCDACQELTTRYHTPSELRLYADGYLHALRRCSALETREMARLESLVERWIMDPSSFIGPDGDVSTLYSHPHRDW; encoded by the coding sequence ATGACATCCCTTCAGCATCCGGAAGCCATTCGACACTTCCAGTCGCTGTGTGATGCCTGTCAGGAGCTGACCACCAGGTACCACACCCCATCTGAGCTGAGACTGTATGCCGATGGGTATTTGCACGCTCTGAGGCGCTGTAGCGCCTTGGAAACCCGCGAAATGGCTCGCCTCGAGTCTCTGGTTGAGCGATGGATCATGGATCCATCTAGCTTTATTGGCCCCGATGGGGATGTCAGTACGTTGTACAGCCATCCCCATCGCGATTGGTAA
- the grxD gene encoding Grx4 family monothiol glutaredoxin: MDSQTKERIQTLIQSSPIFVFMKGTKLMPQCGFSNNVVQILNALGMSFETFDVLSDMEIRQGIKDYSEWPTIPQVYVKGEFMGGSDILIEMYNSGELKEKLEIELAS; the protein is encoded by the coding sequence ATGGATTCCCAAACCAAAGAGCGCATTCAGACGCTGATCCAGTCCAGCCCAATTTTTGTGTTCATGAAGGGCACGAAATTAATGCCTCAATGCGGCTTTTCAAACAATGTGGTTCAGATCCTCAATGCCCTAGGCATGAGTTTTGAAACCTTCGATGTCTTGTCGGACATGGAAATCCGTCAGGGCATCAAGGATTACTCCGAATGGCCCACGATTCCCCAGGTCTATGTCAAAGGGGAATTCATGGGTGGATCCGACATCCTGATCGAAATGTATAACTCGGGTGAGCTGAAGGAAAAATTGGAGATCGAGCTCGCCAGCTAA
- a CDS encoding BolA family protein, producing MVQSEAVSSAIRRALPDAQVSVEDLTGGGDHLQVSVVSAKFEGLTRIKQHQLVYGALREDLASEAIHALALITSTPG from the coding sequence ATGGTTCAGTCAGAGGCGGTGAGTTCGGCGATTCGCCGAGCTCTTCCAGATGCTCAGGTCTCAGTGGAAGACCTCACTGGAGGTGGAGATCATCTTCAAGTGAGTGTGGTGTCTGCAAAATTCGAGGGTCTCACCCGAATCAAACAGCACCAATTGGTCTACGGGGCCTTGCGGGAAGATCTTGCAAGTGAGGCGATTCACGCATTGGCGCTTATCACTTCAACTCCTGGCTAA
- a CDS encoding 1-acyl-sn-glycerol-3-phosphate acyltransferase, which yields MLFTQDLALPWYFRERHVLGSHHLPKEGPVLLAPTHRARWDALILPMATGRRVTGRDCRFMVTRTEMKGLQGWFLYRLGCFPVDQGRPTLTTLRYAIDLLGAGQQVVVFPEGRINRTDEPIRLQQGLVRLAQMSTTSGIPVKVVPVGIAYSKAIPSAFSRAAVCFEAPLVAEGTGREAAARMSEQLANRMHTAEQAARQAVGRPLRSH from the coding sequence ATGTTGTTCACGCAAGACCTGGCATTGCCTTGGTATTTCCGAGAAAGACATGTGCTTGGCAGCCACCACCTCCCGAAGGAGGGGCCTGTTCTTTTGGCCCCCACCCATCGAGCGCGCTGGGATGCCCTGATCTTGCCGATGGCAACGGGGCGACGCGTCACCGGCCGTGATTGCCGCTTCATGGTGACGCGCACCGAAATGAAAGGCCTTCAGGGCTGGTTTCTTTATCGGCTCGGCTGCTTCCCTGTTGACCAAGGACGTCCAACCCTCACGACACTTCGCTACGCGATTGATCTCTTAGGGGCTGGCCAGCAGGTGGTGGTTTTTCCTGAAGGGCGAATCAACCGCACCGACGAACCGATTCGTTTGCAACAGGGACTCGTTCGTCTTGCCCAAATGTCCACAACAAGTGGGATTCCTGTGAAAGTTGTTCCCGTTGGGATCGCGTACAGCAAAGCCATCCCCTCAGCATTTAGTCGTGCAGCCGTCTGCTTCGAGGCACCGCTCGTAGCGGAAGGAACGGGAAGGGAAGCTGCCGCTCGTATGAGTGAACAGTTGGCCAATCGGATGCATACGGCTGAACAAGCGGCCCGACAGGCGGTGGGCCGACCGCTAAGAAGCCACTAA
- a CDS encoding pyridoxine 5'-phosphate synthase, translating to MASLGVNIDHIANVRQARRTVEPDPVPMALMAELGGADGITIHLREDRRHIQDRDLMLLRQTVRTRLNLEMAATSEMVEIALREQPDMVTLVPERREEVTTEGGLDVRSQCKSLSSVIDTLQSNDIPVSLFVDPDRNQLEACQQSGARWVELHTGRYAQASWREQPITLARLIEATEQARSMGLRVNAGHGLTYQNVEPIAAIPGMEELNIGHTIVARALSVGLQEAVREMKSLVQNPRRDPLFGSSCS from the coding sequence GTGGCCAGTCTCGGGGTCAACATTGATCACATTGCCAATGTCAGGCAAGCCAGGCGCACGGTCGAACCCGATCCTGTGCCGATGGCCTTAATGGCTGAATTGGGTGGCGCTGATGGGATCACGATTCACCTCAGGGAAGATCGCCGTCACATCCAAGATCGTGACTTAATGCTCTTACGGCAAACCGTTCGGACCCGCTTGAATTTGGAAATGGCGGCCACCTCAGAAATGGTGGAGATTGCGCTGCGAGAACAACCAGACATGGTCACCTTGGTGCCAGAACGGAGAGAAGAGGTCACAACAGAGGGAGGATTGGATGTCCGAAGTCAGTGCAAAAGCTTGTCTTCTGTGATCGATACGCTTCAGAGCAACGACATTCCGGTCAGCTTGTTCGTGGATCCTGATCGAAATCAACTTGAAGCTTGTCAGCAGAGCGGCGCCCGTTGGGTTGAACTTCACACCGGACGCTATGCGCAGGCCAGCTGGAGAGAACAACCCATCACCTTGGCCCGTCTCATCGAGGCAACGGAACAAGCCAGGTCGATGGGATTACGGGTGAATGCAGGGCACGGTTTGACCTATCAAAACGTGGAGCCCATTGCTGCTATTCCAGGCATGGAAGAGCTCAATATCGGGCATACCATTGTGGCCCGGGCTCTCTCCGTGGGTTTACAAGAAGCCGTGAGAGAGATGAAGAGTCTGGTTCAGAATCCCAGACGTGACCCCTTGTTCGGAAGCAGTTGCTCATGA
- a CDS encoding MgPME-cyclase complex family protein, producing MTTHHFVAASARFLTEEEPLEEVLKERRRHYGEQGKTIDFWLVRNPSFLNTPELSEIKAKVPQPSAAVVSTDATFITFMKLRLEYVIEGQFEAPTDSIPDPLAEAN from the coding sequence ATGACCACCCATCATTTTGTTGCAGCCAGTGCTCGCTTTTTGACAGAAGAGGAACCTCTGGAAGAAGTTCTCAAAGAAAGACGCAGGCATTACGGCGAACAGGGCAAAACCATTGATTTTTGGCTGGTTCGCAATCCAAGTTTTCTCAATACTCCTGAATTATCTGAGATCAAAGCCAAGGTTCCCCAACCTTCCGCAGCAGTGGTTTCTACAGATGCAACCTTCATCACATTTATGAAGTTGCGGCTGGAATATGTGATCGAGGGGCAATTCGAAGCACCAACTGATTCCATTCCAGATCCTCTTGCTGAAGCGAACTGA
- a CDS encoding nucleoside 2-deoxyribosyltransferase yields the protein MTSKTIYLASPYGFSAQCKRLLIPEFVEALAHLGLTVWEPFERNADLDTSKPGWAYRVAQQCMQDVRDADGVFAIVNGTPPDEGVMVEVGAAYALNKPVFLFRDDFRRCTDSDQYPLNLMLFAGLPESDWQEMVYDSMDSIKNRDRSLAQWAQLG from the coding sequence ATGACATCGAAAACCATTTATCTGGCTTCTCCTTACGGGTTTTCCGCCCAGTGCAAGCGCCTTCTGATTCCTGAGTTTGTGGAGGCTCTCGCCCATCTTGGTCTTACGGTTTGGGAGCCTTTTGAACGCAATGCCGATCTCGACACCAGCAAGCCTGGATGGGCCTATCGCGTGGCCCAGCAATGCATGCAGGATGTCCGTGACGCTGACGGGGTCTTTGCGATCGTGAATGGAACTCCACCAGATGAGGGGGTGATGGTGGAGGTTGGAGCTGCTTATGCACTCAACAAACCTGTTTTCCTGTTCCGTGACGACTTTCGCCGTTGCACCGATTCTGATCAGTACCCTCTCAACTTGATGCTCTTTGCCGGGTTGCCTGAATCGGACTGGCAGGAGATGGTGTACGACTCAATGGATTCAATTAAAAATCGTGATCGCTCCCTGGCTCAATGGGCGCAACTGGGCTGA